One segment of Falco rusticolus isolate bFalRus1 chromosome 3, bFalRus1.pri, whole genome shotgun sequence DNA contains the following:
- the MAD2L2 gene encoding mitotic spindle assembly checkpoint protein MAD2B encodes MTTLTRQDLNFGQVVADVLSEFLEVAVHLILYVREVYPIGIFQKRKKYNVPVQMSCHPELNQYIQDTLHCVKPLLEKNDVEKVVVVILDKEHHPVERFVFEITQPPLLSIGSESLLSHVEQLLRAFILKISVCDAVLDNNPPGCTFTVLVHTREAATRNMEKIQVIKDFPWILADEQDVHMHEPRLIPLKTMTSDILKMQLYVEERAHKGT; translated from the exons ATGACCACTCTCACGCGGCAGGACCTTAACTTTGGGCAAG tggttGCAGATGTTCTTTCAGAATTTCTGGAAGTCGCTGTGCACCTTATCTTATATGTCAGAGAAGTTTACCCTATTGGGAtctttcagaagaggaaaaaatacaatgtaCCTGTCCAG ATGTCCTGCCACCCGGAGCTGAACCAGTACATCCAGGACACGCTGCACTGTGTGAAGCCACTGCTCGAGAAG AATGACGTGGAGAAAGTTGTAGTTGTAATCCTGGATAAAGAGCACCACCCTGTGGAGAGATTTGTCTTTGAGATCACCCAGCCACCCCTCCTTTCCATTGG TTCAGAGTCCCTGCTGTCCCATGTGGAGCAGCTACTGCGTGCCTTCATCCTGAAGATCAGCGTGTGCGATGCTGTGCTTGACAACAACCCCCCAG GTTGCACCTTCACGGTTCTGGTTCACACACGGGAGGCTGCCACACGGAACATGGAGAAGATCCAGGTGATAAAG GATTTCCCGTGGATCCTCGCTGATGAACAAGACGTGCACATGCATGAACCCCGGCTTATTCCCCTGAAAACAATGACATCTGATATCTTAAAG ATGCAGCTATATGTAGAAGAGCGAGCCCACAAAGGCACTTGA
- the LOC119145119 gene encoding F-box only protein 6-like — MARPRHRGSPRPYRRSPLPPAPPQGAPGPRLPRALMSVTAGPGPADKGQGRRGRGGEGPAPGPAPPPARPRPASCAAPPRPLRKGRRSHPCPESAAGRAQVGRGAGGARPRPGGGRCAVPRSLAQTLLVSRNRRCPGVPGAAAVGAMTTICDLPEDVLVELLSLLPARDLLRTCRLVCAQWRAVVDLTTLWKRKCQREGFYLQNLDRSISDWKIFYILCSLKRNLIKNPCAEENFQHWKLDKNEGDKWKIEHLPGPHGKEMPGSKVHKYFVTSYGPCFKSQLITLQKEGYWNQLMDEKRPEIVVKDWYAARFDCGCRYELTVRLLSEDYIVLEEFRPEPVVIEQWNDAAWREISHTFQNYPAGVRYIWFQHGGQDTQFWAGWYGIRVTNSSITIGPLTLL, encoded by the exons ATGGCACGGCCCCGCCACCGGGGCAGCCCCCGTCCCTACCGacgctcccccctgccccccgccccgccgcaggGAGCCCCCGGGCCGCGCTTACCTCGGGCGCTGATGTCGGTGACGGCTGGGCCGGGCCCCGCTGATAAAGGGcagggccggcgggggcgggggggggaaggccCCGCCcctggccccgccccgcctcctgcgcggccccgccccgcctcctgcgcggccccgccccgcccgctgCGGAAGGGCCGCCGCTCACATCCGTGTCCGGAGTCCGCCGCGGGCCGAGCCCaggtggggcggggggcggggggggcacgGCCCCGtcccggcggggggcggtgcgCGGTCCCGCGGTCCCTCGCGCAAACGCTGCTTGTCTCCCGCAACCGTCGGTGCCCCGGGGTCCCCGGCGCGGCGGCTGTCGGGGCCATGACGACCATCTGCGACCTGCCCGAGGACgtgctggtggagctgctgTCGCTGCTGCCGGCCCGGGACCTGCTCCGCACCTGCAGGCTGGTCTGCGCGCAGTGGCGGGCCGTGGTGGACCTGACCACCCTGTGGAAGCGCAAGTGCCAGCGCGAGGGCTTCTACCTTCAGAATCTGGACAGAAGCATCTCCGACTGGAAGATCTTCTATATTCTCTGCAGCTTGAAGAGGAACTTAATCAAAAACCCCTGTGCTGAAg AGAACTTTCAGCACTGGAAACTTGACAAGAATGAAGGAGATAAATGGAAGATTGAGCATCTGCCTGGACCTCATGGAAAAGAGATGCCAGGCTCCAAAGTACACAAATACTTTGTCACTTCATATGG GCCATGCTTCAAATCTCAACTCATTACCCTGCAGAAAGAAGGATACTGGAATCAGTTGATGGATGAGAAACGGCCTGAAATTGTAGTCAAGGACTG GTATGCTGCCAGATTTGACTGCGGGTGTCGCTATGAGCTTACAGTGAGGCTGCTCTCTGAAGACTACATTGTCCTTGAGGAGTTCCGCCCTGAGCCAGTGGTTATAGAGCAGTGGAATGATGCAGCATGGAGAGAG aTTTCTCACACCTTCCAGAATTACCCAGCTGGAGTACGTTACATCTGGTTTCAGCACGGAGGCCAAGACACCCAGTTCTGGGCAGGATGGTACGGGATCCGAGTGACAAACAGCAGCATCACCATTGGGCCCCTGACATTGTTATGA
- the FBXO2 gene encoding F-box only protein 2, protein MESLPEAVLIRILASIPAVDLVLVCRLVCCQWKNLVDGAALWILKCQQEGLTGAESQEDAENWQNFYFLSKKRKNLIKNPCGEEDLQHWGEVENGGDGWKIEELPGDFGKEFPSEEVHKYFVTSYEWCRKAQVIDLKAEGYWEELMDTTQPKVVVKDWYAGRSDAGCLYELCVKLLSENEDVLAEYKSETISIPQDNDANWTEISHTFSNYGPGVRFVRFEHGGQDTLFWKGWYGVRVTNSSVTVEP, encoded by the exons ATGGAGTCCCTCCCTGAAGCAGTCCTGATCAGAATTCTGGCTTCCATACCTGCGGTGGATTTGGTGCTGGTGTGCCGCCTGGTCTGCTGCCAGTGGAAGAACCTGGTCGATGGAGCTGCACTTTGGATTCTGAAGTGTCAGCAGGAAGGCCTCACTGGAGCAGAGTCACAGGAGGATGCAGAGAACTGGCAAAACTTCTACTTCCTGAGTAAGAAGAGGAAGAATCTCATCAAGAACCCTTGTGGTGAAG AAgacctgcagcactggggagagGTAGAGAATGGAGGCGATGGCTGGAAAATTGAAGAGCTCCCTGGGGACTTTGGAAAAGAATTCCCTAGTGAAGAAGTCCATAAATACTTTGTTACATCTTATGA GTGGTGTCGAAAGGCGCAGGTCATCGACCTTAAGGCTGAGGGCTACTGGGAAGAGCTGATGGATACAACCCAGCCTAAAGTTGTGGTAAAAGACTG GTACGCGGGACGCAGTGATGCTGGCTGCCTCTATGAGCTCTGTGTGAAGCTGCTCTCGGAGAATGAGGATGTTCTGGCAGAGTACAAAAGTGAGACCATTTCCATCCCACAGGACAACGATGCCAACTGGACTGAG ATCTCTCACACCTTTTCCAACTATGGGCCTGGGGTCCGCTTTGTCCGCTTTGAACACGGCGGCCAGGACACGCTGTTCTGGAAGGGATGGTATGGCGTACGTGTTACCAACAGCAGCGTGACTGTGGAGCCATAG